CTTAAACATGCCTGTGTCGGTGTATGTTTTTTCGTCGCCTCCGGTTGTTGATAAAATCAAGACTTTTTTACCGTTAAGAAGCCCCCTTACTCCCTTTTCATCTATTGTGAAAGCAAAGCCATAGTTAAATACCCTGTCAATGTATCCCTTTAAAATAGCAGGAAGTGAAAACCACCACACCGGATGAACAAAGACGACCATGTCCGACCACACAATAAAATCCTGTTCGAGCTTGACGTCGTCGGCTACTTTACTCTGCTGTGCCAGCAGGAAATCCGTTGACTTAAGCACCGGGTCAAATCCTATCGCATATAGGTCTCTGACTTTGACGTCATGGCCGCACGCTGTTAACTCAGATACCATTGTTTCTTTTATAGCATGGTTAAAACTGCCAGGATTTGGGTGACTGTACACTAATAATATTTTCATAGCCTTTACTCCTCCTTGTTCAGACATTAGTTTTAACACTGTCTTTGGTTAATCTGTAAATTACAGTAATCTTTTAGGACTTGCCTCAATCCGTTTATCTCAGAAGTGTCAGGCAGAGTATCCACCATTGTATCGATGTAGTTTCTTTCAATCAAAATAGAAAATGATTTTTTGAAATTCAGGTCAAAAATCCATGTAAGTTGTAAGAGTTTGAAATCATTTTCACACTTAACATCGGCAAGTTTAGCCAGTTTCATTGAGTAAACAGATTTGAGAATCTCTTTTGAATAGTTATCAGTAACAGGAAATCCAAGCATTACAGCAGAGGGTCTGTCAGTTTTGTTTTGAGTAAAGATTTCCTCTGTAAAAACCCGCCAGATATCCAGTTTATCAGCGTCTCTTACCATCTTAAGATATGTTAGCGTTTCAGGGGTAAGCCCTGAGGGTAGTTTGTAAGCGTTGTGGTACTTTACGGATTGAAGTATGATGTCTCTGAGTGCCGGAGAAAGTTCCCTGAGTACTCCATCCTGTGCTAACACCTCAGATCCAAGCACCCCATGATTAACTGATACGGCATCCTTAAAGGTTTTGTACTTAGCGTACTGCGGAAATCTTCCGACATCATGCAAAAGTCCAACGGCTGAGGCCGCATTAATCTCATCTTCTGAGCCAAAAACCCCCTGCGCTATGTCTGTCATATTTTTAAACACATGCCCTGAGTGAATCTCTTTGAGTTCAATATTTTTTTGATCCTTCTCATTTGTGTAATAAAAGGTTTGCACATAGTTTGAAAACCATTCCTTATATCGTATCAATGTCTCAGTGTTCATAACCGTTAAAATTCAATGCCCTCCCGTGCTGCAACTGTGCTGTTGTAGTAGTGTTTGACCTCTTTACACTCTGTAACCAAATCCGCACAT
This window of the Nitrospirota bacterium genome carries:
- a CDS encoding HD domain-containing protein; translation: MNTETLIRYKEWFSNYVQTFYYTNEKDQKNIELKEIHSGHVFKNMTDIAQGVFGSEDEINAASAVGLLHDVGRFPQYAKYKTFKDAVSVNHGVLGSEVLAQDGVLRELSPALRDIILQSVKYHNAYKLPSGLTPETLTYLKMVRDADKLDIWRVFTEEIFTQNKTDRPSAVMLGFPVTDNYSKEILKSVYSMKLAKLADVKCENDFKLLQLTWIFDLNFKKSFSILIERNYIDTMVDTLPDTSEINGLRQVLKDYCNLQINQRQC
- a CDS encoding NAD(P)H-dependent oxidoreductase; translation: MKILLVYSHPNPGSFNHAIKETMVSELTACGHDVKVRDLYAIGFDPVLKSTDFLLAQQSKVADDVKLEQDFIVWSDMVVFVHPVWWFSLPAILKGYIDRVFNYGFAFTIDEKGVRGLLNGKKVLILSTTGGDEKTYTDTGMFKSLSQTIDGGIFTFCGFEVTEHKFFTSVPYVSGDDRRKMLEQVTAIARALAVN